The region GGCATGCGACGTTTGGCGttccttttgtttgctaCTGTTGAATCTTCAGGACAAGGTTAGAGCTCTTATTCCTACTGTTTTTCGTCTGTGACTAGGAGGGAGAGCCGAAACCTGCAAGACCAACGGGGCGTACGAGAGGGAAGACGCACTGAAGTAGCGACAAAAGGAGCGTCTTCTTCAGCAGCCTCTGGTAGAGTCTTTTTTCGTCTACAAACGCACTCGATATTTTCCCATGTCTTCTGGTTCTTCTCTTTCCCCGCTGTACGCGCCACGCTTTGCGGAAGGTCTCCAAATGCCGGCGGAAGACTGTCGCGACTATCTACGAACAGGCCGATGCAAGTATGGGCCGTCATGCAAGTATAATCACCCAGCTAATGTACAAAGCGGAGGGGGTATGCGGGCGCCTATTGACCCTTCGGAACCACTCTTTCCCGTGCGTCTCAACGAGCCACTCTGCCAATACTACATGAAGCACGGCAGCTGTAAATTTGGACAAGCATGCAAGTTCAACCACCCTCCTCAGCTTAGCCACAGTTCACAAGTTGCAGGGGACACCCCTGTTACCGGCAATGGGCGTAGTACCGACGTACCTGTCGTCTTCAGTCAATGCGATGGTCCAATGATGCTACAATTTCTTCCACAACGCCCCGATGAACCGGACTGCATCTACTTTTTGAAGAATGGACGATGCAAGTACGGAGCAACTTGCCGCTATCATCATCCGGTGAACTATCACAAGCACCGCGCGGAGGaatctcgtcgtcaacatcgaGCGCAACTTCAGGAGCAGTACGCGCCTCAAAAGGTACAATACATTGCCCAAACAGTGCCCAACGGAAACTTCAAGGGTCAGCACGTGATGTCTGATAACCCTTTGACTTTTATGAGCTACGATGTGCCATCCGGAACTCCAGGGTTCCAGCCAATGTCTCTTGTCATGGGAGCCGATGGTAGTACTTCGTACGCAACTCACATCGGCCCAAATATAGTTACCGAGCAAGGATCTTCGGCTTCATCTATTGCTTCTTCTTACGAAACGGCGCCAACAGGCTTTGATCAATTCCAAGGCGATCCATCCATGTGGGCTCGTGCTCGACGCAACGGCAGTGGAAATAGCCTGACAGCATACACGATCGACTCATCTAATCGAGGAGCGCGTCTTGCCATGACTCACAGTCCAAGCGAGGGTAGTATGGCTTCGCGCAGACATCGTGCGAGCTCTCACGGAAGCGCGAGCGAGAGCTCCTATCACGATGTGAACCAATCTGGATTGAGTCGAAGCGGTTCGGTTGGTTCGTGGCGCAATGATCGAGTTCCTTCCTCTACCTATGATCGCCGGCTTCCGACACAATACATTTCAAGAATAGACGGAGTTGTGAGCGATCAACAACCGCGTGGACGACCCCCTTCTATGTCCATGGCACCAGGACATCGACCCAGCCCCAGAAGCCGCAAACCAAGGGCGCACGGAGAAAATGATGAGGGCTTTACCATGATGACCTCCGCTCTGTTGAATATGCTTGACACACCGGAAGAGGCATCGACTGAAAGCTtcagcgacgaagacaacaatCGCTATCGCTTACAAGAGCCGTGTGAAGAGCAACGCCCCCTATACGGCGACCCGTTGGACGTCGAATCATCCATGTTTGAACGTTTGTCTTTGAATGGTGTAAAGCACAATTACCAAATTCGATCCGTATCAGATACAAACACGAGTGATTCATGGTCTCCAACGTGGCAGGGTTCCTTAAGAGGGCCAGCTTCCCCTCCTGCATCCTCACTCGATGGCAATGCTCAAGCTTTGTCGGCTATCCCACCACGCCATTCGCAAGGTCATAACACCCCACCATCCTCTGATATCGGTCTCTTTATACCCTAGAGAGTATTCGAGGATATGGTGTTTGGGTCATGGTTGCTCGCTAGGGCTTTCAATTACAAACTCATCCGCTTCACTCACTGTGCTACACTACAAATCAACATTCATCTGACTACTTCGAGAAGGGCCAACACATATCTGTTCAATATCCGGCACGCGATCCGCTGCAGCTTTTACTAGAAAGCGGACCAGACCACCCAGTTTTGGGCTCTATTTCGGAACCATGCAAATCGCAAATATACGTTTTTTCAACACGCACGGGCAATCCAAACTTGTATATTACAATCAGTTTAGCTGTCCCGTTGCTCCATAATGATTCCTTTAATGCATCTCAATGGATTATACTTTCCTAGCCTTCTCGTCATCAACCACTCCCCCGGCCGTTTTGGCAATGCAGAGCATCGAATATATGATCGTGCCGCCATCGGCATATTCAACCGAGTAGCCGTATCGACCTTTCCTTTCTACTTTCAT is a window of Phaeodactylum tricornutum CCAP 1055/1 chromosome 28, whole genome shotgun sequence DNA encoding:
- a CDS encoding predicted protein, whose protein sequence is MSSGSSLSPLYAPRFAEGLQMPAEDCRDYLRTGRCKYGPSCKYNHPANVQSGGGMRAPIDPSEPLFPVRLNEPLCQYYMKHGSCKFGQACKFNHPPQLSHSSQVAGDTPVTGNGRSTDVPVVFSQCDGPMMLQFLPQRPDEPDCIYFLKNGRCKYGATCRYHHPVNYHKHRAEESRRQHRAQLQEQYAPQKVQYIAQTVPNGNFKGQHVMSDNPLTFMSYDVPSGTPGFQPMSLVMGADGSTSYATHIGPNIVTEQGSSASSIASSYETAPTGFDQFQGDPSMWARARRNGSGNSLTAYTIDSSNRGARLAMTHSPSEGSMASRRHRASSHGSASESSYHDVNQSGLSRSGSVGSWRNDRVPSSTYDRRLPTQYISRIDGVVSDQQPRGRPPSMSMAPGHRPSPRSRKPRAHGENDEGFTMMTSALLNMLDTPEEASTESFSDEDNNRYRLQEPCEEQRPLYGDPLDVESSMFERLSLNGVKHNYQIRSVSDTNTSDSWSPTWQGSLRGPASPPASSLDGNAQALSAIPPRHSQGHNTPPSSDIGLFIP